The Ahaetulla prasina isolate Xishuangbanna chromosome 5, ASM2864084v1, whole genome shotgun sequence genomic sequence GCATTGTGTGAGAtgttggaaggaaggatggatggatgaaaggaaggaaggaaggaaggaaggaaggaaagaaggaaggaaggaaggaaggaaggaaggaaggaaggattcacttccCATTAGCCAATAAAAGTTGAACAGGGAGAAAAAagttttgttaagttcgggaagtaacgaggctggaaaccagggtagtgacaacagctctttaatatagggtgaacccagcaacaggctggggaaaaacctctccttatatactgtttcaccgacggcttcaaccaatcagcaacgtgcttgtttcccgccaaaatatttaaagatacataacactcctcccctcccagaaaacactttacctatatttacatattatttacatgttatttttcgacgtagtcacgcaaataacctgggcgtctcctgattctttcggacctgcgcggttcagtccttgggagtgggttgagctggtcggaggggccgtttgctcctcccagctctttctctaggccatccggccctggattacttgcagactctttttctaggccatccggccttggattacttgcagagtcgtccctgctgtttccaacgggaacctgatggcgtcgctggacctccgggaactcagctaagtcttgcgcctcccccgggttagggtcagctgtgggttcaaataatgagtggtcatgatctgtctcatttagctcgggttgttcggctattcgttttcttatctgatctatgtggcgcctccatactcggttgtcttttaactcaactaagtatgattttggaccggttgcttttatgattttcccggctagccaacttgggccgtccccatagttgcgggcccacactcagtcgcctatgcccatttctctagttttttccagttcccccttgtaaccctctggtgtgtaatagGGGcttaaacggtccagtgggcaccggagcttccgtcccatcaataattcggctgggcttctgcctgtagcagtgctgggggttctgtgctgaacggccagaaagaaatctatctttgtttgccagtcgcctggcttgagtctggacaatgcctccttagcgctccggacggaacgctctgcaaggccattcgacgcagggtggaaaggcgcagagagggcatgtcggatgccctcatctgccaggtattcctcaaactgggttgccgtgaattgcgggccgttgtcggatactagcgtgtcaggcaacccgtgggttgcgaataggtgcctcagggctgcgattactgcctcggctgtcatggatctcatgagaatgatttccaaccatttagagaaagcgtcgactaccactaggaaagtttggccgtggaaagggccagcaaaatcaatgtggattctcgaccagggcccttggggtttttcccattccctgactggggccgttgggggtagaggtctggactcttggcaagcctggcattttcctaccctctctgcaatttctgagtccatgagtggccaccaaacatagcttcttgctagccccttcatccttacgatccctgggtgaccctcgtggaggaggtccaataccctttccctcaatttctccgggatcaccactcgatcgccccatagcaggcatccccttgagccgagagttccccacgtttttacaaattccttaaaaccctccccccccgcaccgcgccaccctctttgtacccaaccgagtacagtcctcaaagtaatgtcccggtatgatgcccgagccacctccttagatgtgactgggccagagtccaaagagtcaattagcaggatgggcgtccccggagtggggtcttcgatcgcccctggtagtgggcatctgcttaaagcgtccgcatgccccacttcttttcccggtcgatgctgcagcttgtaggaataagcggctaagaagatagtccatcgggtcaatcgtggcgaaagtgccacaggcgttgggcggtcgccagccagtatccctaacagcggtctatggtcagtaacaatttcaaagtctctaccaaaaacgtattcgtgaaacttttttacccctgacacaattgctagcgcttccttatccaactggctgtagttcctctctgtggaggacatcgttctggagtagaaggctataggggcttctgtgccgtttgggagtctgtggctgagcacagcccccaccccgtacggggaggcatcgcaaaccagtaataatggcaatgagctatgatactgaatcagtaggctatcgctcgagagtaggttttttactgcttcgaaagccctagcttccgactttccccaagaccaaacagtattctttcccagaagcttatgcagcggttcagcaacggtcgctttgttttttaaaaagaccgcgtaaaaattcactagccccaggaatgcctgtagctctgttttgtttttaggcgctggagcctttcttattgccttgactttgctctcagtggggtgaattcctttcttgtctattctgtagcccaagaactcaacggattctacccctatctggcatttgttcactttaacctttagtccggctgaccggaaaatgcccagaacttttctcaaacgctcccccaattcctctaaattttcggctgatatcaatacatcatcgaagtaggggactacccctgggagcccttgcagaagtcgttccattagattttggaacagtcccggtgccacactcaccccaaattgtaatcgggtacacttgaaagcacctctatgagtcacaatcgtttgggcttcggctgtgttggcgtctacgggcagttgttgataggcttgagccaagtctaactttgcaaagacttgcccttgccccaacgagtgcagcaagtgttgcaccacgggaaccgggtaagcgcttttctgtaaggctttgtttaatgtcgccttgtagtcagcgcagattctaactgacccatctggtttgactggggtgacgattggtgtctcccactttgcgtgatcgactggcaccagaatcccctgatttatgagcttatctagctccttgtcaatcttaggtttcagggcaaaagggactctccttgcctttaacctaatgggggctacctgggggtctaagttgaaggaaataggggtccccttgtacttgcccaggcagtctttgaagacatcttcgaactcgttcatgagtatgtcttttaggttacagtcacttctgtagatgccagtcactcccatgcccaatgcacggaaccagtctagtcccaacaaactaggcagggtcccttcgacgatcgtgatgggcagggtcttcttgtgtggtccgtactcgactcggacagaggtggtccctcgaacagggatgcgattcccttggtagtcgtggactcgtagccgttgtgtttgcaggtggcgctttgcgactgatggcaacgccgccaaagtgtcccaggacatgatggtgatcgctgacccgtgtccacttctagtcggcacggcactccttctattttggcttggtgaagatcttcttccccacccgggttgtggcgcggcctatgatcaccgtcgtttgattcgagttcgcgccttttttgtttgagccactcacgggtcgccttgccgatcccgcgctctgattggccgatttgaattttcggcggaaggttggggagctcgacagacttgagctaggtgcccttcttctcgcaccgacatgtagcgtccttgaacttgcagtgttggcgctggtgttgacctccgcaacttccgtgattcgtcccggtcttctttgccgctttctcggttcggcaaacccttcctcatcctcaccgccggattcggtctggatctcttctggtGCACCgctgattttgtgctcgccttcggtgtgagtggctgttgcagggtctccgccgcttgggtggacatttcatgcgctctggcttcgtccagggcgtttgccagcgttagattgcttttcgatagcagtcgcctccgcaaacgcatgtctctgaccccacggatgagttgctccagcagcgcctcgtctaggtctcggtacccacagtctttggaggctttccgcagggcggccatgtagtcgccgatggtttcgccctctcgctgtcggcgctctccaaattcaaaacgccgcacgtatttggacggcgttggcgcgaaatggttttttaacagggtttgcagagtttgccacgataccgattgtaccggcgttggctctgccagggcttccgcgatgtcgatgacctcgggaccgcagtggctcaagaagtatgcccttttgcggttgtctggaactccttgcagttcgtttgcttctagaaagctttcgaaacgggtcatgtacgttccccatttctctctggctgggtcaaacggcgcgggcggagtgtaactggccatctccgcgtttctgccctgtgtttgctgggttcggttcttccgtgcttcagctcggttctggtgctccttagcctcgagatcccaccttcgtcgccagtgttaagttcgggaagtaacgaggctggaaaccagagtagtgacaacagctctttaatatagggtgaacccagcaacaggctggggaaaaacctctccttatatactgtttcaccggcggcttcaaccaatcagcaacgtgcttgtttcccgccaaaatatttaaagatacataacaggttTTCTTAATGGGTTCCATTTATTCCCCTTCTCTGCTACCTATAgaaatggaaaaaggggaataaagctgatttcttccttctttaaGTCAAAGCAGCATTCAAGTATCTAGATTTGGATCAGCTGGAGACACCAAAGAAAGATTTGTTCTCAAGTCCATCAATTTGGATTCATTTTATTTGCTCTAAGACACAGAAAGAAAGGAATACAAAGCATgcaaaaatatgcaaaaaaatgaaaacaaaacaaacagaaaaaaaagaaaatgttatatTATAGGTATAGAAAATgtcttgggtttgttttttttaaccacagtttTAAAGCTTGACTCTACAGAATAATATTGATCCATCTTTCCATTCCATCACCACTCAGCTCAAAAGAAAAAATTTAACACATACAGTATCATAAAGCTAAATTATAAGTTCAAAgtggcatttttttttccccactgttataAGAATAACTTCTTTTGCTATGCCTGGTAGATCCACCGTTCCTGATTCAATGGTAGATACCAATATTATGCCTTTGGCATAATGTGAATCATCTCTGGGTTTGAATTTAGTTGCAGAAAGCAGGTAGCCCGAAATGTGATAAaacaggaagatttggaagatcaCTTGGTTTTCCATTTAAGATCCCAGAAGAAAGAGCTGATGATGACAACAAACAGACAGGGCGAAATGCAGCATCTTGGCTTCATATCTTTGCTTTGGAAGTTCTCTGTAGGCTTTAGTAGCAAAGAGATCACAAAATGCTTCCATAATTACAGCTTGCTTGcttattgattgactgattgattgattgcttggttggttggttgctttGCCTTCAAATAAGCATTAACTCCTTggactgtagttttcttggcaagatttttttaaGAAGTTGTTTGCTATTGTCTGCTTCCtacggctgagagagagtgactggccaaaagtCCTAATGAGGGAATGAAACTCATCCCTTCTCCCAAAGAACAGTAAAAGTTTACAGTCCCAGAAACTTGAAGGGagctgcattcattcattcagtcagtcagtcagtcattctTCACCCAGTTTACTCATACGCACCCATGCTAATATTTAAAGTGTCAGGCTAATTGACCACTCACTGGTGTTTTTAAGAATGTGCCAATGTCCATAGGCAATCTCACTCCACCCCGGCCCTTAGTCTACAAAAGTGTGAGTTTATAGGGCAGGAATCAGGAAGCAATATTTGGGAAATACAAGTATTACAGGCAAGCAAGAGAGCTAACAATCAATTGCCAGAACCACAAGCTACACAAAGCAGCCCATTGGAATGTGATTCCTGCCTGGAGCTTGGTTAGAGCTTGACCTGAGTTTGGTAGCAACCAGAACAACAACTACACTGAGGCAATGCAGGAACTTTTGAAGGGATGCAAAGATTGGGTACCACTTTACAAATTTTAAgacttataatagcaatagcacttagcaatagcaataacatttagacttatgtatcgcttcacagtgctttacagccctttctaagtggtttacaatggcagcatattgcccccaacaatcggggtcctcattttaccgacctcggaaggatggaaggctgagtcaaccactcagaattgaactcctggaatgagcagtgaattagccctgcagtactgcattctaaccactatgccatcaCAGCTCTTATAAGGACGAACATCAAAGACTTATGTGGATAGACAAGCCTAGTTGGGTAGAGTTAATGGGACAATAGGAAAGTTTTGTTCTATAATAAAGTATTTTGTACAGTTATCTGCTACACTATGGTATATCCAGACCTTGGAAAATAAAGAAATGTGATTATCCAGGGCatggcacagagataacacaaacagctggcagttcaaactacctctttattgctccaaatctccCTAAACGCAcccatgtttctggcaagtcccagagcagaaTGAGAACAAACCCCcacacaaacctcaagcagcctctggctgcaattaaTCCAGCCCAGTGCTGTCTGCACCAAGGCTGCATggcaataaatcccaaatgtatttggcaaaacaagagccaagcaaggagttcagggagcaaaagatccagataattagtccagaatgccaaCAAGGAATGCAAGGATTCTTGACAAGTTCAAACATCAGCAcacaacacttcaggaactcagtgtttgttcccgacaaatgtccctccccacagcatctccacAGGTGATGCTGCATTCCTccattccccaggtgtgcctggtCAAGCTGGATAGGGCACTCTCCTCGCGCGTGACCTGCTTCATCTGCATTAATCacaccttctctgcactctctgagCCCTTCATCAGGATGGGGTGGTTCTTGCTCCTTGTTtgagctctgtctctccctctgcctGCAGGCCTTACTAATTCCGAACAGCCTTGCCTGGATTGACTCTGCCCTTCACCAGTTTCCTCCAGGACCAATGGAGTTGCTCTCTCACTTGCTTtcagttcttgttccagctcatcttctgtcGCAGCTGTCCAACGGGGGCATGATAGTC encodes the following:
- the LOC131199573 gene encoding uncharacterized protein K02A2.6-like, which produces CLLWGDRVVIPEKLRERVLDLLHEGHPGIVRMKGLARSYVWWPLMDSEIAERVGKCQACQESRPLPPTAPVREWEKPQGPWSRIHIDFAGPFHGQTFLVVVDAFSKWLEIILMRSMTAEAVIAALRHLFATHGLPDTLVSDNGPQFTATQFEEYLADEGIRHALSAPFHPASNGLAERSVRSAKEALSRLKPGD